A part of Anolis sagrei isolate rAnoSag1 chromosome 3, rAnoSag1.mat, whole genome shotgun sequence genomic DNA contains:
- the LOC132772367 gene encoding zinc finger protein 420-like isoform X1, whose product MAEKTYAGLACGQSSTHSSGLHSHQRTHTGVKPYKCLECGKSFSQSGHLRSHQRIHTGVKPYTCLECGQSFTENGTLRRHQRIHTGEKPFKCLECGKSFSLRSHQRIHTGVKPYTCLECGQSFTENGTLRRHQRIHTGEKPFKCLECGKSFSLRSHLRKHQRTHTGEKPFKCLECGQSFTQSSHLRSHQKTHTGEKPFKCLECGKSFANNSSLHSHQRTHTGVKPYKCLECGKSFSQNGHLRSHQRIHTGEKPFKCLECGNSFAHSSTLRKHQRTHTGEKPFKCLDCGESFTKNGSLHSHQRTHTGVKPYECLECGKSFSQSGHLRLHQRIHTGEKPYTCLECGQSFTLSGHLRSHQRIHTGEKPYKCLECGKSFSHSFSLRSHQRIHTGEKPFKCLECGNSFAHSSTLRKHQRIHTLEKPYTCLDCGKSFAQSSTLRKHQRIHTLEKPYTCLDCGKSFAQSSHLRSHQRTHTGEKPHKFLQCESAASTAALFILGDDRARIDFVLV is encoded by the exons ATGGCAGAGAAAACCTATGCAGGTTTAGCCTGTGGGCAGAGCTCCACCCACAGTTcaggtctacattcacatcaaaggactcacacaggggttaaaccttataaatgcctggagtgtggaaagagcttctctcagagtggacatctacgttcacatcaaagaattcacactggggttaaaccctatacatgcctggagtgtggacagagcttcactgagaatggaactctacgtagacatcagaggattcacactggggagaaaccctttaaatgcctggagtgtggaaagagtttctctctacgttcacatcaaagaattcacactggggttaaaccctatacatgcctggagtgtggacagagcttcactgagaatggaactctacgtagacatcagaggattcacactggggagaaaccctttaaatgcctggagtgtggaaagagtttctctCTACGTTCACatctacgtaaacatcaaaggactcacactggggagaaaccctttaaatgcctggagtgtggacagagcttcactcagagttcacatctacgttcacatcagaagactcacactggggagaaaccctttaaatgcctggagtgtggaaagagctttgctaACAATTCAAgcctacattcacatcaaaggactcacactggggttaaaccctataaatgcctggagtgtggaaagagcttctctcagaatggacatctacgttcacatcaaagaattcacactggggagaaaccctttaaatgcctggagtgtggaaatagCTTCGCTCACAGTTCAACtctacgtaaacatcaaaggactcacactggggagaaaccctttaaatgcctggactGTGGAGAGAGCTTCACTAAGAATGgaagtctacattcacatcaaaggactcacactggggtgaaaccctatgaatgcctggagtgtggaaagagcttctctcagagtggacatctacgtttacatcaaagaattcacactggggagaaaccctatacatgcctggagtgtggacagagtttcactcTGAGTGGACATCTTcgttcacatcaaagaattcacactggggagaaaccctataaatgcctggagtgtggaaagagcttctctcacAGCTTttctctacgttcacatcaaagaattcacactggggagaaaccctttaaatgcctggagtgtggaaatagCTTCGCTCACAGTTCAACtctacgtaaacatcaaagaattcacactttggagaaaccctatacatgtctgGACTGTGGAAAGAGTTTCGCTCAAAGTTCAACtctacgtaaacatcaaagaattcacactttggagaaaccctatacatgtctgGACTGTGGAAAGAGTTTCGCTCAAAGTtcacatctacgttcacatcagaggactcacacgggggagaaaccccATAAATTCCTGCAGTGTG aatccgCAGCATCCACCGCggccctttttatcctgggcgacGACCGAGCCAggatagactttgttttggtttga
- the LOC132772367 gene encoding zinc finger protein 420-like isoform X2 translates to MAEKTYAGLACGQSSTHSSGLHSHQRTHTGVKPYKCLECGKSFSQSGHLRSHQRIHTGVKPYTCLECGQSFTENGTLRRHQRIHTGEKPFKCLECGKSFSLRSHQRIHTGVKPYTCLECGQSFTENGTLRRHQRIHTGEKPFKCLECGKSFSLRSHLRKHQRTHTGEKPFKCLECGQSFTQSSHLRSHQKTHTGEKPFKCLECGKSFANNSSLHSHQRTHTGVKPYKCLECGKSFSQNGHLRSHQRIHTGEKPFKCLECGNSFAHSSTLRKHQRTHTGEKPFKCLDCGESFTKNGSLHSHQRTHTGVKPYECLECGKSFSQSGHLRLHQRIHTGEKPYTCLECGQSFTLSGHLRSHQRIHTGEKPYKCLECGKSFSHSFSLRSHQRIHTGEKPFKCLECGNSFAHSSTLRKHQRIHTLEKPYTCLDCGKSFAQSSTLRKHQRIHTLEKPYTCLDCGKSFAQSSHLRSHQRTHTGEKPHKFLQCGK, encoded by the coding sequence ATGGCAGAGAAAACCTATGCAGGTTTAGCCTGTGGGCAGAGCTCCACCCACAGTTcaggtctacattcacatcaaaggactcacacaggggttaaaccttataaatgcctggagtgtggaaagagcttctctcagagtggacatctacgttcacatcaaagaattcacactggggttaaaccctatacatgcctggagtgtggacagagcttcactgagaatggaactctacgtagacatcagaggattcacactggggagaaaccctttaaatgcctggagtgtggaaagagtttctctctacgttcacatcaaagaattcacactggggttaaaccctatacatgcctggagtgtggacagagcttcactgagaatggaactctacgtagacatcagaggattcacactggggagaaaccctttaaatgcctggagtgtggaaagagtttctctCTACGTTCACatctacgtaaacatcaaaggactcacactggggagaaaccctttaaatgcctggagtgtggacagagcttcactcagagttcacatctacgttcacatcagaagactcacactggggagaaaccctttaaatgcctggagtgtggaaagagctttgctaACAATTCAAgcctacattcacatcaaaggactcacactggggttaaaccctataaatgcctggagtgtggaaagagcttctctcagaatggacatctacgttcacatcaaagaattcacactggggagaaaccctttaaatgcctggagtgtggaaatagCTTCGCTCACAGTTCAACtctacgtaaacatcaaaggactcacactggggagaaaccctttaaatgcctggactGTGGAGAGAGCTTCACTAAGAATGgaagtctacattcacatcaaaggactcacactggggtgaaaccctatgaatgcctggagtgtggaaagagcttctctcagagtggacatctacgtttacatcaaagaattcacactggggagaaaccctatacatgcctggagtgtggacagagtttcactcTGAGTGGACATCTTcgttcacatcaaagaattcacactggggagaaaccctataaatgcctggagtgtggaaagagcttctctcacAGCTTttctctacgttcacatcaaagaattcacactggggagaaaccctttaaatgcctggagtgtggaaatagCTTCGCTCACAGTTCAACtctacgtaaacatcaaagaattcacactttggagaaaccctatacatgtctgGACTGTGGAAAGAGTTTCGCTCAAAGTTCAACtctacgtaaacatcaaagaattcacactttggagaaaccctatacatgtctgGACTGTGGAAAGAGTTTCGCTCAAAGTtcacatctacgttcacatcagaggactcacacgggggagaaaccccATAAATTCCTGCAGTGTG